The DNA sequence GCCACCGAAGCGCCCTCCGACGCCGGCACCACGACGACCACCCTGCCGCTGATGCCCGCCTCGGTCGAGGACCTCGGCTGGCTCGGGCTGGACGCCGCCACGGTCCGGCGCCTCAAGCCCTATGTCGTGCTGCTGCCGCGCGAGACGCCGGTCAACCTCAACACGGCGCCCAAGGAGGTCATCGCCGCAGTGCTGCCGGGCATCGACCTGGCCACCGCCGAGCGGCTCGTCCAGTCGCGGCTGCGGGATCCGCTGAAGAGCCCGGCCGACGCCAAGACCGTGCTGGGCGAGCGCGCGCTGACCGACGCACGGCGGGTCAGCGTCAACTCGAACTACTTCATCGTCTACGGCGCGCTGCGGCTGGACCAGGTGACTGTCGCCCAGCGCTCGCTGCTGGAGCGCAACGGGCGCGACGTGCGCACGCTGTCCACGCAGCGCCTGCGCGACCCGGCCGAACTGGAAAGTTCGCTGCAGCAATGAACACTGTCACCCGGTTCGGCCGTGCTGCGCGGGCGATGGGCAGACCCGCACCTACAATCCGCCGAACACGTCCACCCCACCCATGAGCCTGCTCGTCATCCAATTGCCCACCCGCACCCGGCTGCATCCGCAGAGCCGCGGGTCTGCGCCGGGCGCGGGCGTCCGGGCCGAGCTGGGCTTCGTGCTCAGTCCGGACGGGCAGTCGATCCAGTCCGAAGGCCAGTGCGCCGCATCGCTGCTGCCCAAGGCCACCGCGGTGGTTGCCGTGCTGGCCCCGGCCGATGTCGCCTTTCACCGCCTGACCTGCCCGAAGGCGCCGGCCGCCCGGCTGCGTGCCGCGCTGGCCGGCATCCTCGAAGAACAGGTGCTCGACGACGTGGAGCAGTTGCACCTGAGTCTGGCCCCGGATGCCCGCCCCGGCGACGAGACCTGGGTCGCGGCCATCGACCGCGAGTGGCTGACGGCGGAGCTGGCCGCGCTGGAGACCGTCGGCGTGGTCGTGGACCGGGTCGTGCCCGGACTGTGGCCCGACGTGCAGGCCCACGGCCATTTCCACGTGCCCTATGACGACGACAAGCCGAAGACGCTGCTGACCTGGGCCGATGCGCAGGGCGTGAGCACCTGGCCGCTGCAGGGCAGCCTGTCGCGCGGCCTGCTGCCCGAGCCGCTGGCCGACAACACACTGTGGACGGCCGACCCGGCCGCCGCCGCCCCGGCCGAGCGCTGGCTCGGACAGCCGGTGCAGGTGCTCGGCATGGGCGCCCGCCTGCTGGCGTCGGCGCAGAGCGGCTGGAACCTGCGCCAGTTCGAGCTGGCTGCGCGCCACCGCGGTCTGGCCCTGCTGCGCGACGCGGGCAAGCAGTTCCTCACGCCGGGCTGGCGGCCGGTGCGGCTCGGGCTGATCGGGCTGCTGCTGGCGAATCTGGCCGGCCTGAACGCCTGGGCCTGGATGCAGCGCAACGAACTGCAGGTGCGCCGCACGGCGGTCGCCAACCTGCTGCGCACGACCCACCCGCAGGTGCGCGCCGTGCTGGACGCCCCGCTGCAGATGGCCCGCGAGAACGACCTGCTGCGCGCCAGCGCCGGCCGGCCGGGCGACACCGATCTGGAGCCGCTGCTGCAGGCCGCCGCCAGCGTCTGGCCGGAAGGCCGCCCGCCGCAGGTCCTGCGCTACGAGAACGGCCGCCTGTCACTGGGCGCACCCGGCATCGGGGCGGACGAGATCAGCCGCATGAAAGCCACGCTGGAGCCTGCCGGCTGGCGGATCGACCAGACCGACAACCAGGTCACCCTGAGCCGCCCGACCACGCCGGGAGCCGCCCGATGAAATCTGCCCTGTTGCAGTCCGACGCCCTGCGCCAGCAACTGGCCCCGCTGCAGCAGCGCTGGCGGGCCCTGGCCCCCCGCGAGCGGCTCGGCGCCACGCTGGGCGGCGGGCTGCTGCTGGTGTTCCTGCTCTGGACCCTCGGCGTGCAGCCCGCGCTCAAGACCTTGCGCACGGCCCCGGCCCAGCAGGCCGCGCTCGACGCCCAGCTGGCCCAGATGCAGCGGCTGGCGGCCGAGGCGGGCGAGTTGCGTGCCCTGCCGCCGGTCGATCCGGCGCAGGCCGACGCGGCCCTGCAATCGGCCACCGAGCGCCTGGGCGCCACGGCCCGCCTGCAGCGCAGCGGCGAGCGCCTGAGCGTCACCTTCACCAGCGTCGAGCCGGCCGCGATGATGGGCTGGCTGGCCGAGGTCCGCGCTGCCGCCCGTGTCCGTGTGATCGAAGCCCAGCTCGGCCGCACCGGCAATGGCTACAGCGGCAGTGTCGTGCTGACCTTGCCCACCTCCGCCGCGACCCCGCGCTGACAGGATTCGAGCCCGCACATGGCCCTCCACGGCAGCCCCTGGCGCCCCACCTACCAGCCCTCGGCCCACCCGTCGATCTTCGGCACGGCCGCACGCAAGCCCCCCGGCCACGGCTGGGTTGCCCAGGCGCGGGCCAGCCGGCGCTGGGCCGTGGTCGGTGCCGTCGTCGGCGCGACCGTCGCGCTGGTCGCGTTCGCGCCGGCGCACTGGCTGGCGCAGGCGGTCGCCTCGGCCACGCAGCAGCGGGTGCTGCTGGCCAACGCGCAGGGCACGGTCTGGTCCGGCGATGCGGTGCTGATCCTCGGCGCCGGCGCCGGCAGCCGGGACGCCCGCGCCCTGCCCGGCCGCATCCGCTGGACCCTGCGCCCGTCCGGCATGGCCTTGCGCCTGGGTCTGCAGCACGACTGCTGCCTCAACGGCGAACAGCTGCTGCTGGTGCGCCCCGGCTTCGGCCAGGTGCAGGTGGCGCTGCAGCCCGGCCGGGCGGAACAGGGCGACTGGGTCGGCCAGTGGCCCGCGGCCTGGCTGGTCGGGCTGGGCACACCCTGGAACACGCTGCGCCCCGGTGGCGCGCTGCGGCTGACCACGCAGGCCCTGTCGCTGAGCTGGGCCCAGGGCCGCTTCGCGATGACCGGCAGCGCGGGGCTGGAACTGCGCGACTTCTCCTCCCGCCTGTCGACGCTGCCCCGCCTCGGCAGCTACCGGGTCACGCTCAGTGGCGATCCGGCCCAGGCCGGCACCGCCATGGTGACGCTGGACACCCTCGACGGCGCCCTGCGGCTCAACGGCTCGGGCAGCTGGAGCAAGGGCGGCTTGCGCCTGCGCGGCGAAGCCACCGCGACGGATGCCGACCGCCCGGCCCTGAACAACCTGCTCAACATCATCGGACGGCGCCAAGGCGCGCGCTCCCTGCTCACGATCGGATGACCATGACGCTGTGCCCCCGCCCCTCCGCCCCGCGCCGCGTGCTCGCCGCGGCGCTGGCCGGCACCCTGGCCCTCGGCCACCTCACGCCGCTGCAGGCGCAGCAATCCCGCCGCGCGGCAACCCCCGCCACGGCCAAAGTGACGGTGAACTTCGTCAACGCCGACATCGAGGCGGTGTCCCGCGCGATGGCCGCCATCGTCAAGCGCCAGATCCTGGTCGACCCCCGGGTGCGCGGCCAGATGACGCTCTACAGCGAACAGCCGCTGACCGAACGCGAGGCCTTCCTGAACTACCTCTCGGTGCTGCGCGGGCTGGGCTTCACGGTGGTGGATGTCGCCGGGCTGCTCAAGGTCGTGCCCGAGGCCGAGGCCAAGCTGCAGACCGGCACCGTCTCGGTCGGCAACGTCATGCGCACCGGCGACCAGATCCTCACGCAGGTCTTTCCGCTCAAGCACGAGAACGTCAACAACCTCGTGACCGTGCTGCGCCCGCTGATCACGCCCAACAACACCATCAACGCCAACCCCGGCAACAACACGCTGGTCATCACCGACTACGCCGACAACCTGCAGCGCCTGGCCCGCATCATCGCGGCGCTGGACACGCCCGCGGCCACGGATGTCGAGGTGATTCCCATCAAGAACGGCTCGGCCTCGGACCTCGCGCCGATGGTGCAGCGCTTCGCCGACTCCTCGGCCGGCGGCACGCCCGGCGCGCCGGCGGCGATGTCCGGCGGCGTGTCGATCATGGCCGACCCGCGCACCAACTCGCTGCTGGTGCGGGCGCCCAACGCGGCACGGCTGGCCGTCATCCGCGGCGTGATCGACAAGCTCGACCGGCCCGGCCCGCCCGGCACGGCGGCCGGCAACATCTACGTCGTCTACCTGAAGAACGCCGACGCGACCCGGCTGGCCACCGTGCTGCGTGCCGCCTATGGCGGTGGTGGCGGCAGCGCTGCGTCAGGCAGCGGCACGGGCACCAGCGGCAGCACGGGGCTCGGCGCCACCGGCGCCAACGCAGGCGGCATGTCCACGGCCATCGGCGGCCAGACGGGCACCGGCGCATCGACGCAGTCGACCAGCCCGGTCAGCGCCTCGGCCAGCCCTTCCACGGGGGGCTTCGTGCAGGCCGATCCCTCGACCAACTCGCTGATCATCACCGCGCCCGAGCCGGTCTACCGCCAGTTGCGCGCCGTCATCGACCAGCTCGATGCCCGCCGCGCGCAGGTCTACGTCGAGTCGATGATCGTCAAGATGGACGCCAGCCAGGCGGCTGAGTTCGGCTTCCAGTGGCAGGGCCTGCTGGGCAAGAACGGCGACAAGTACGGCGTGGTGGCCGGCACCAACTACAGCTCGACCAGCGGCGCCGGCTCCAACCTCGTCACCCTGTCGCAGTCGACCACCAGCACGGGAGTCAACCTCGGGGCCGGCCTGAACGTCGGACTGATCCAGGCCATCAACGGCGTCTACACGCTGGGCGCGCTGGCACGCTTCCTCGAAAGCAGCACCGGCGCCAACATCCTGTCGACCCCGAATCTGGTCGCCCTCGACAACGAGGAGGCCAAGATCGTGATCGGCCAGAACGTGCCCTTCATCACCGGCAGCTTCACCAACACCGGCACCGGCACCGGCTCGACCAACCCGTTCCAGACCATCGAGCGCAAGGACGTCGGCCTGACGCTGCGCATCAAGCCGCAGATCGGCGAAAGCGGCACGGTGCGCATGCAGATCTACCAGGAGAACTCCAGCGTCATCGCCGGCACGACCTCCTCCAGCGCCGGCCCCTCGACCGAGAAAAGCTCGATCGAGACCTCGGTGGTGGTGGACGACGGCCAGATCATGGTGCTGGGCGGGCTGCTCAAGGACGAGTACGCCGACGGCGAAGACCGCGTGCCCGGACTGGCCAGCATCCCGCTGGTGGGCAACCTGTTCAAGGCGCAGAACCGCAAGCGCATCAAGACCAACCTGCTGGTCTTCCTGCGCCCGGTCGTGATGCGCACGCAGGACGACGCCAACGCGCTGACCCTGGACCGCTACGACATGATCCGCGCCCGCCAGCAGGACGGCCAGCCCAAACCCTCGTCGGTGCTGGGCATCAACGAGTCGCCCGTGCTGCCCGAGCAGCGCCGCGGCGAGCGCGCGACACCGTCGTCGCCGTCCCTGTCCGCTTCCTCGCCGAGCCGCTGACCGTGCGCCATCCCCTGCCCTACGCCTGGGCCAAGGCCCAGCGCCTGCTGCTCGAAGACGATGGCGACCGCCTGGTTCTCTGGGCAGACGCCGAGGCACCCCGCGCCGCGCTGGCCGAGGTGCTGCGCCTGCACGCCATCGACGCCATCGAGCGCGAAGCCCCCGAGCGCCTCGCCCAGCGCATCGCGCAGGCCTACGCGGGTGGCGAGTCCAGCGCCGCGGCGGTGGTCGGCGAGGTGGAAAGCGCGGTCGACCTGAGCCGGATGATGCAGGACCTGCCCGCAGTGGAAGACCTGCTCGAAGCCGCCAACGACGCGCCGATCATCCGCATGCTCAACGCGCTGCTGACGCAGGCGGCCAAGGACGGCGCGAGCGACATCCACATCGAGCCGTACGAGCGCTCGTCGGCGGTGCGCTTCCGCGTGGACGGCACGCTGCGCGAGGTGGTGCAGCCGAACAAGGCCCTGCACGCCGCGCTGATCAGCCGGCTGAAGATCATGGCCGAGCTGGACATCGCCGAGAAGCGCCTGCCGCAGGACGGCCGCATCTCGCTGCGCATCGGCGGCCGTGCCATCGACGTGCGCGTCTCGACGCTGCCGGGCGTGCATGGCGAGCGCGCGGTGCTGCGCCTGCTCGACAAGGGCGAGGCCAAGTTCTCGCTGCAGGGTCTGGGCATGCAGGGCGACACCTACACGCGCTTCTCCAGCCGCATCCAGCAGCCGCACGGCATCGTGCTGGTCACCGGCCCGACCGGCTCGGGCAAGACCACCACGCTCTACGCCGCGCTCGGCCAGCTGGACACCAGCACCACCAATGTGCTGACCGTCGAGGACCCGGTGGAGTACGAACTCGCGGGCATCGGGCAGACGCAGGTCAACGCCAAGATCGACCTGACCTTCGCCAAGGCCCTGCGCGCCATCCTGCGACAGGACCCGGACGTCATCATGATCGGCGAGATCCGCGACCACGAGACGGCGCAGATTGCGGTCCAGGCCTCGCTGACCGGCCACCTCGTGCTCGCCACGCTGCACACCAACGACGCGCCGAGCGCCGTCACGCGGCTGACGGACATGGGGATCGAGCCCTTCCTGCTGAGTTCGTCGCTGCTGGGCGTGCTCGCGCAGCGGCTGGTGCGCAAGCTGTGTCCGGCGTGCAAGCGCGAGGGCGACGACGGCCGCTGGCACCCGGTCGGCTGCGAGGCCTGCGGCCACAGCGGCTACAAGGGCCGCACGGGGGTGTACGAGCTGATGGTGGTCGACGACGCCGTGCGCGCGCTCATCCACAGCCGCGCCAGCGAGTCGGAGCTGATCGCCGCGGCCCGCGCCGGCGGCCTGCGCTCGATGCGCGAGGACGGCGAGCGGCTGGTCGCCACCGGCGTCACCTCGCTGGAAGAACTGCTGCGCGTCACGCGCGACTGATCCCGACAGGCCACACCCGAACCCATGCCCGCCTACCGATTCGAAGCCCTCGACGCCGCCGGCAAGACCCAGACCGGGCTGCTGGACGGCGACAACGCCAAGGCGGTGCGCTCGCAGCTGCGGGCGCGGGCGCTGGTGCCGCTGGACGTGCAGCTGGTCGAATCGGAAGCGACGGCCACCGCGGCGGCCGGCGGCTCGATGATGCGGCGGCGGGTGTTCTCGGCCACGACGCTGGCGATCTGGACCCGGCAGCTCGCCGGACTGGTCGGCGCCGGCCTGCCGCTGGAGCGTGCGCTGACCGCCCTCGCCGACGAGGCCGAGGACCCGCGCCAGCGCGAACTGCTCGCCCACCTGCGCGCCGAGGTGAATGGCGGCTCGCCGTTTGCCAGCGCGCTCGGCAACGCACCGCGCGAATTCGACGATGTCTACCGCGCCGTGGTCGCCGCCGGCGAGCAGAGCGGGCAGCTCGGCCGCGTGCTGGAAAAGCTGGCCGACGACCTGGAGGAACGCCAGGCGCTGAAATCGCGGCTGGTGGGCGCGACGCTGTATCCGGCCATCGTGTCGGTGGTGGCGATCGTGATCGTGGTCTTCCTGGTCACCTATGTGGTGCCGCAGGTGGCACAGGTCTTCGCCGGCAGCAAGAAGGCCCTGCCCTTCCTGACCAGCGCGATGCTGGCGCTGAGCGCGTTCCTGCGCCACTGGGGCTGGGCGCTGCTGCTGGCGCTGATCGGTGCGGGCGCGCTGCTCGTCATGGCGCGGCGCAATGAAGCCACGCGCGAACGACTCGACGCGATGGTGCTGACGCTGCCCATCGTCGGCCGGCTGGCGCGCAGCTACAACGCGGCCCGCTTCGCCGGCACGCTGGCGATGC is a window from the Sphaerotilus montanus genome containing:
- the gspN gene encoding type II secretion system protein N — protein: MALHGSPWRPTYQPSAHPSIFGTAARKPPGHGWVAQARASRRWAVVGAVVGATVALVAFAPAHWLAQAVASATQQRVLLANAQGTVWSGDAVLILGAGAGSRDARALPGRIRWTLRPSGMALRLGLQHDCCLNGEQLLLVRPGFGQVQVALQPGRAEQGDWVGQWPAAWLVGLGTPWNTLRPGGALRLTTQALSLSWAQGRFAMTGSAGLELRDFSSRLSTLPRLGSYRVTLSGDPAQAGTAMVTLDTLDGALRLNGSGSWSKGGLRLRGEATATDADRPALNNLLNIIGRRQGARSLLTIG
- the gspL gene encoding type II secretion system protein GspL translates to MSLLVIQLPTRTRLHPQSRGSAPGAGVRAELGFVLSPDGQSIQSEGQCAASLLPKATAVVAVLAPADVAFHRLTCPKAPAARLRAALAGILEEQVLDDVEQLHLSLAPDARPGDETWVAAIDREWLTAELAALETVGVVVDRVVPGLWPDVQAHGHFHVPYDDDKPKTLLTWADAQGVSTWPLQGSLSRGLLPEPLADNTLWTADPAAAAPAERWLGQPVQVLGMGARLLASAQSGWNLRQFELAARHRGLALLRDAGKQFLTPGWRPVRLGLIGLLLANLAGLNAWAWMQRNELQVRRTAVANLLRTTHPQVRAVLDAPLQMARENDLLRASAGRPGDTDLEPLLQAAASVWPEGRPPQVLRYENGRLSLGAPGIGADEISRMKATLEPAGWRIDQTDNQVTLSRPTTPGAAR
- the gspE gene encoding type II secretion system ATPase GspE → MRHPLPYAWAKAQRLLLEDDGDRLVLWADAEAPRAALAEVLRLHAIDAIEREAPERLAQRIAQAYAGGESSAAAVVGEVESAVDLSRMMQDLPAVEDLLEAANDAPIIRMLNALLTQAAKDGASDIHIEPYERSSAVRFRVDGTLREVVQPNKALHAALISRLKIMAELDIAEKRLPQDGRISLRIGGRAIDVRVSTLPGVHGERAVLRLLDKGEAKFSLQGLGMQGDTYTRFSSRIQQPHGIVLVTGPTGSGKTTTLYAALGQLDTSTTNVLTVEDPVEYELAGIGQTQVNAKIDLTFAKALRAILRQDPDVIMIGEIRDHETAQIAVQASLTGHLVLATLHTNDAPSAVTRLTDMGIEPFLLSSSLLGVLAQRLVRKLCPACKREGDDGRWHPVGCEACGHSGYKGRTGVYELMVVDDAVRALIHSRASESELIAAARAGGLRSMREDGERLVATGVTSLEELLRVTRD
- the gspF gene encoding type II secretion system inner membrane protein GspF, producing MPAYRFEALDAAGKTQTGLLDGDNAKAVRSQLRARALVPLDVQLVESEATATAAAGGSMMRRRVFSATTLAIWTRQLAGLVGAGLPLERALTALADEAEDPRQRELLAHLRAEVNGGSPFASALGNAPREFDDVYRAVVAAGEQSGQLGRVLEKLADDLEERQALKSRLVGATLYPAIVSVVAIVIVVFLVTYVVPQVAQVFAGSKKALPFLTSAMLALSAFLRHWGWALLLALIGAGALLVMARRNEATRERLDAMVLTLPIVGRLARSYNAARFAGTLAMLAGSGVPILKALQAAAETLSNRAMRADALAALVQVREGAPLASALSSKKRFPGLLSMFARLGEQTGELPVMLQRAATQLGAEVQRRAMQMATILEPMLIVVMGAMVMVIVLAVLLPIIQLNTFVK
- the gspM gene encoding type II secretion system protein GspM; protein product: MKSALLQSDALRQQLAPLQQRWRALAPRERLGATLGGGLLLVFLLWTLGVQPALKTLRTAPAQQAALDAQLAQMQRLAAEAGELRALPPVDPAQADAALQSATERLGATARLQRSGERLSVTFTSVEPAAMMGWLAEVRAAARVRVIEAQLGRTGNGYSGSVVLTLPTSAATPR
- the gspD gene encoding type II secretion system secretin GspD, with the translated sequence MTLCPRPSAPRRVLAAALAGTLALGHLTPLQAQQSRRAATPATAKVTVNFVNADIEAVSRAMAAIVKRQILVDPRVRGQMTLYSEQPLTEREAFLNYLSVLRGLGFTVVDVAGLLKVVPEAEAKLQTGTVSVGNVMRTGDQILTQVFPLKHENVNNLVTVLRPLITPNNTINANPGNNTLVITDYADNLQRLARIIAALDTPAATDVEVIPIKNGSASDLAPMVQRFADSSAGGTPGAPAAMSGGVSIMADPRTNSLLVRAPNAARLAVIRGVIDKLDRPGPPGTAAGNIYVVYLKNADATRLATVLRAAYGGGGGSAASGSGTGTSGSTGLGATGANAGGMSTAIGGQTGTGASTQSTSPVSASASPSTGGFVQADPSTNSLIITAPEPVYRQLRAVIDQLDARRAQVYVESMIVKMDASQAAEFGFQWQGLLGKNGDKYGVVAGTNYSSTSGAGSNLVTLSQSTTSTGVNLGAGLNVGLIQAINGVYTLGALARFLESSTGANILSTPNLVALDNEEAKIVIGQNVPFITGSFTNTGTGTGSTNPFQTIERKDVGLTLRIKPQIGESGTVRMQIYQENSSVIAGTTSSSAGPSTEKSSIETSVVVDDGQIMVLGGLLKDEYADGEDRVPGLASIPLVGNLFKAQNRKRIKTNLLVFLRPVVMRTQDDANALTLDRYDMIRARQQDGQPKPSSVLGINESPVLPEQRRGERATPSSPSLSASSPSR